One Funiculus sociatus GB2-C1 DNA window includes the following coding sequences:
- the ribD gene encoding bifunctional diaminohydroxyphosphoribosylaminopyrimidine deaminase/5-amino-6-(5-phosphoribosylamino)uracil reductase RibD gives MDKFPKDAQQESLVTLNDSAMMQRCIELALSARGRTAPNPLVGSVIVKDGQIVGEGFHPGAGHPHAEVFALREAGDRAKGATIYVNLEPCNHYGRTPPCSEALVAAGVSKVVVGMVDPDPRVSGGGIERLRQAGIEVVVGVEEEACKQLNEAFIHRILYRRPFGILKYAMTLDGKIATTTGHSAWITGIDARNEVHRTLRGSCDAVIVGGNTVRRDNPHLTSHQTETRNPLRVVMSQSLDLPAEAHVWETGVAPTLVLTEQGANPDFQQLLLKKGVTVVELTGLTPTKAMAYLYEQGLLSVLWECGGTLAARAIAEGAVQKIFAFIAPKIVGGKTAPSPVGDLGLATMTEALTLERVRWRTVGSDCLVEGYLPLVSG, from the coding sequence ATGGATAAATTTCCCAAAGACGCCCAACAAGAGTCGCTTGTAACCCTCAATGATAGCGCCATGATGCAACGGTGCATAGAACTAGCCCTAAGCGCCAGAGGACGAACGGCTCCCAATCCCCTAGTAGGTTCTGTAATTGTCAAAGATGGACAGATTGTGGGCGAAGGGTTTCATCCGGGGGCAGGTCATCCCCACGCAGAAGTATTTGCGTTGAGGGAGGCGGGCGATCGCGCCAAAGGAGCCACAATTTATGTCAATCTGGAACCTTGCAATCACTACGGACGGACGCCTCCCTGTTCGGAAGCATTGGTTGCAGCGGGTGTGAGTAAGGTGGTGGTGGGTATGGTTGACCCCGATCCGCGCGTGTCAGGGGGAGGTATTGAGCGATTACGACAGGCGGGGATAGAAGTAGTTGTAGGAGTGGAGGAGGAAGCCTGCAAGCAGCTCAATGAGGCTTTTATCCATCGCATTCTTTACCGCCGTCCGTTTGGCATTTTGAAATACGCGATGACTCTGGACGGCAAGATTGCCACTACTACGGGACACAGCGCTTGGATTACAGGCATTGATGCTCGGAATGAGGTGCATCGTACTCTTCGGGGGTCTTGCGATGCTGTGATTGTGGGCGGTAATACTGTCCGTCGGGATAATCCCCACTTAACCAGCCATCAAACTGAGACTCGCAATCCTTTAAGGGTAGTGATGAGTCAATCTCTGGATTTACCCGCAGAGGCTCATGTGTGGGAGACAGGGGTGGCTCCTACTTTAGTCTTAACAGAGCAAGGAGCTAATCCGGATTTCCAACAGCTGCTGCTGAAAAAGGGTGTAACCGTGGTGGAGCTAACTGGGCTGACACCGACAAAGGCAATGGCATATTTATATGAGCAGGGATTACTTTCGGTGCTGTGGGAATGTGGTGGCACTTTAGCAGCACGAGCGATCGCAGAAGGAGCAGTGCAAAAAATTTTCGCTTTCATTGCTCCCAAAATTGTCGGTGGTAAGACGGCTCCCTCTCCGGTGGGGGATTTGGGGTTGGCAACTATGACCGAGGCTCTGACCTTAGAGCGCGTCCGTTGGCGCACAGTTGGCTCAGATTGCTTGGTGGAAGGTTATTTACCGTTAGTCAGTGGCTAG
- a CDS encoding HAD family hydrolase produces the protein MKGTAPSVSQPPQCYQRQATSPYYPELTVFCDFDGPIVDVSRRYYTTYQLALGETQELYQAQDEILPITMLKLQQFWQMKQERVPDVEIAMRSGLAGEQIDIFLQCVVNIVNQPALLQKDKMQPGVNWALPLLHSQGFKLVLVTLRSSSQVTQILQNYGLARLFSGIYGTEDDDAAYVNYAHVKTQLLEKAIAQHSQPNSESSLAWMVGDTEADILAGQAVSIPTIALTCGIRSRQRLQQFQPTCIHSDLLSVAHYLLEVNSLRLMPNC, from the coding sequence ATGAAAGGTACAGCCCCCTCAGTTTCGCAACCACCCCAGTGTTACCAACGTCAAGCAACTTCCCCGTATTACCCAGAACTGACGGTGTTTTGTGACTTTGACGGCCCCATCGTAGATGTTTCTAGGCGCTACTACACAACTTATCAGTTAGCGTTAGGTGAAACTCAAGAGCTGTACCAAGCTCAGGATGAAATCCTGCCGATTACAATGCTCAAATTACAGCAGTTCTGGCAAATGAAGCAAGAGCGCGTCCCAGATGTGGAAATTGCCATGCGCTCTGGCTTAGCTGGAGAGCAGATAGATATATTTTTGCAGTGCGTGGTAAACATTGTGAATCAACCAGCACTGTTACAAAAAGACAAGATGCAGCCTGGGGTAAATTGGGCGCTGCCGTTGCTACATTCTCAGGGCTTTAAGCTGGTATTAGTGACGTTGCGCTCTTCATCCCAAGTCACCCAAATCTTGCAGAATTACGGTTTGGCGCGGCTGTTTAGTGGCATCTATGGAACCGAAGACGATGATGCTGCCTATGTAAACTACGCCCACGTGAAAACGCAACTTTTAGAAAAAGCTATAGCCCAACACTCTCAGCCGAACAGCGAAAGCTCATTAGCTTGGATGGTAGGCGATACCGAAGCCGACATCTTGGCAGGACAAGCAGTCTCAATTCCCACAATAGCTCTTACTTGCGGCATTCGCTCTCGCCAAAGATTACAGCAGTTTCAGCCAACTTGCATTCATAGTGACTTACTTTCAGTTGCACATTACCTGTTAGAAGTCAATAGTCTTAGACTAATGCCTAACTGCTAA